One Haloarchaeobius amylolyticus DNA window includes the following coding sequences:
- a CDS encoding amphi-Trp domain-containing protein, with amino-acid sequence MGELETEAEKTRSEIASYLRELAEQLDGDDAVTLKLGGQQVQLDPTNPVTFKLEGESDWSEGDTEAKQSIEFELVWWREAQTAEEGALDITTEGQ; translated from the coding sequence ATGGGAGAACTCGAAACTGAAGCCGAGAAAACGCGGTCCGAAATTGCATCGTACCTCCGCGAACTCGCCGAGCAACTCGACGGCGACGACGCTGTGACGCTCAAACTCGGTGGGCAGCAGGTCCAGTTGGACCCGACGAACCCGGTGACGTTCAAGCTGGAAGGCGAGTCGGACTGGTCTGAAGGGGATACCGAGGCAAAACAGAGTATCGAGTTCGAGCTGGTCTGGTGGCGTGAAGCCCAGACGGCAGAGGAAGGAGCGCTGGATATCACTACCGAAGGTCAGTAA
- a CDS encoding universal stress protein, with translation MSEGVALANATGARLHLLHAVETGSLGPDARSLVKDEELTTRADEIIADAIETAEAATIDSIESEIEFGVPSKEIRSYIDVAILGTHGTTDFSRYMMGGGSAKIVRTSPVPVM, from the coding sequence GTGTCCGAAGGAGTTGCCCTCGCAAACGCAACTGGTGCCAGGCTTCATCTACTCCACGCTGTCGAGACAGGAAGCCTCGGTCCGGATGCTCGCTCTCTGGTGAAAGACGAGGAACTCACCACCCGAGCGGACGAGATTATCGCAGACGCTATCGAGACTGCAGAGGCGGCGACGATCGATAGCATCGAGAGTGAGATCGAATTTGGTGTTCCGTCGAAAGAGATCCGAAGCTACATCGACGTGGCGATCCTCGGCACGCACGGCACGACCGATTTCAGCCGCTACATGATGGGTGGCGGAAGTGCGAAAATCGTCCGAACGTCGCCAGTTCCGGTGATGTGA
- a CDS encoding CNNM domain-containing protein, translating into MTPLELSLRLVAGLALILTNGFFVAIEFALTRARQFSEQEFIDGTPALERAWEMTNNLEIYLTTCQVGITASSIAVGIVAEPALAALFEPYFATTPLASIGAGAIIAFGIINLVHLTHGEQTPTYLGVERSRLVCRYGATPLYWFNWLISPLITLGDWVAKATLKLFGIEMTGAWLETEEEVLESRAQLRNRLNSLLEEGELPEERRDEVLGALDIDELSISEIMVPADDIIALSTTRSVDENFDRIRNTPHTRFPLVGEELTDFHGIVYAPSIIDHYEDLVDGTISFTEIAAPPMTLAAETNVSDAFDQFQAEDQELALVLEDGDVVGLLTATDTLEAVMGELEDPLDQRAST; encoded by the coding sequence ATGACCCCGCTCGAGCTTAGCCTCCGCTTGGTCGCTGGTCTCGCTCTCATCTTGACCAACGGCTTCTTCGTCGCCATTGAGTTTGCGCTGACCCGGGCACGACAGTTCAGCGAACAAGAGTTCATTGATGGCACCCCGGCCCTCGAACGGGCGTGGGAGATGACGAACAACTTGGAGATCTATCTCACGACGTGTCAGGTCGGGATTACCGCATCCAGCATCGCAGTCGGGATCGTCGCAGAGCCCGCACTGGCGGCGTTATTCGAACCGTATTTCGCCACCACACCGCTCGCGTCGATCGGAGCGGGTGCGATAATCGCATTCGGGATCATCAATCTCGTCCATCTCACGCACGGCGAACAGACGCCGACCTACCTCGGTGTCGAGCGCTCCCGGCTGGTGTGCCGGTACGGGGCAACGCCGCTGTACTGGTTCAACTGGCTCATTTCTCCGCTCATTACGCTTGGCGACTGGGTCGCCAAGGCCACGCTCAAGCTGTTCGGTATCGAGATGACTGGGGCGTGGCTAGAAACCGAAGAAGAGGTTCTCGAATCACGAGCTCAACTCCGAAACCGGTTGAATTCGCTACTGGAAGAGGGTGAACTCCCGGAGGAGCGCCGCGACGAAGTCCTCGGCGCACTCGACATCGACGAGCTCTCGATTAGTGAAATTATGGTCCCGGCAGACGATATTATCGCGCTCTCGACCACCCGCTCGGTCGACGAGAACTTCGATCGCATCCGCAACACGCCACACACCCGGTTTCCACTAGTTGGTGAGGAACTGACCGACTTCCACGGAATTGTGTACGCACCGTCGATCATTGACCATTACGAAGACCTCGTGGACGGCACCATCTCCTTCACCGAAATCGCGGCACCCCCGATGACACTCGCGGCGGAGACGAACGTCAGCGACGCGTTCGATCAATTCCAGGCCGAGGACCAGGAACTCGCGCTCGTCCTCGAAGATGGTGACGTTGTGGGACTCCTCACAGCGACCGACACCCTCGAAGCGGTGATGGGCGAACTTGAGGACCCCCTCGACCAACGGGCATCGACCTGA
- a CDS encoding universal stress protein, whose product MYEDILLPFDGSDGAAEALHHTAEIAHWADATIHVLFVADTRRDSVTVVETQVVDALVQEGEDIVEEAEKTLDTLGVDYDSDVVQGHPAPTIVEYAEQYEYDVIVMPTHGREGVSRYLIGSVTEKVVRLSSVPVLTARMQPDEQLVFPYETILLPTDGSAGAAHAAEHGLSLAAALDATVHVLSVVDDTSLGLDVRSTISGREREQAATDAVDDLVSEAETHGVSNSVRHVEHGSPIEVVLDTIDSNDIHAVVMGTTGRRGSDRILLGSVAEKTVRSAPVPVITVGHGE is encoded by the coding sequence ATGTATGAGGACATTCTGCTCCCGTTCGATGGAAGCGATGGGGCTGCGGAGGCATTGCATCACACTGCCGAGATCGCACACTGGGCCGACGCCACGATCCACGTTCTGTTCGTCGCGGATACGAGACGCGATAGTGTCACGGTCGTCGAAACCCAGGTCGTTGACGCCCTTGTTCAGGAGGGCGAGGACATCGTCGAGGAAGCAGAAAAGACACTGGATACACTCGGCGTCGACTACGATTCCGACGTCGTCCAGGGGCATCCAGCGCCGACAATCGTCGAGTACGCCGAGCAATACGAGTACGACGTGATCGTGATGCCGACCCACGGTCGGGAGGGAGTGTCACGATACCTCATCGGAAGCGTCACGGAGAAAGTCGTCCGTCTATCTTCCGTCCCTGTCCTCACAGCGCGGATGCAGCCCGACGAACAGCTGGTGTTCCCCTACGAGACCATCCTCCTACCGACCGACGGGAGTGCTGGTGCGGCCCATGCTGCCGAGCATGGCCTCTCCCTGGCAGCGGCTCTCGATGCGACCGTTCACGTGCTGTCTGTCGTCGACGATACGTCGCTAGGTCTGGACGTTCGCTCCACGATTTCGGGACGAGAACGTGAACAGGCAGCGACCGACGCCGTTGACGACCTCGTGTCCGAGGCAGAGACACACGGCGTTTCGAATAGTGTCCGGCACGTCGAGCACGGGTCACCGATCGAGGTGGTACTCGACACCATCGACTCGAACGATATCCACGCCGTCGTGATGGGGACGACGGGGAGGCGCGGGAGCGATCGAATCCTTCTCGGGAGCGTCGCCGAGAAGACCGTCCGCTCTGCACCAGTTCCCGTCATCACAGTTGGACATGGGGAGTAG
- a CDS encoding MBL fold metallo-hydrolase, producing the protein MVKNITPERLAGRIDADEQFTLIDVRPEDSFEAWHVRHAENVPYDPDEGLSEDQLNEVNALVDSRPVVAICGKGLTSTPFAFDLEEHGYDDVSVVTGGMEDWSKLYEVVPIETASDDLVVRQVQRRAKGCLGYVIGSETADEAVVVDATRQTDQFKVAAQDAGLSISRVLDTHVHADHISGSPALADEVGVPYHLGEAASERGVEYDYEPVSDGEVIDVGDVEIEAHHTPGHTSEMMNYLVDGELLLTGDTLFVDSVGRTELQFGEDDASRGAELLYDSLHGTILDLPDDTTILPGHLTVTSDGRYENGSPGEPLEARLGNLRDELDFLGLDREAFVERLTEDAPEKPPNYETVIAINIGKEIVDDEGEATELELGPNNCAA; encoded by the coding sequence ATGGTCAAAAACATCACTCCGGAACGACTTGCGGGGAGGATCGACGCCGACGAACAGTTCACGCTCATCGACGTGCGTCCCGAAGACAGCTTCGAGGCCTGGCACGTGCGCCACGCAGAGAACGTCCCGTACGATCCCGACGAGGGGCTGAGCGAGGACCAACTGAACGAGGTGAACGCGCTGGTCGACAGTCGGCCGGTCGTCGCAATCTGTGGGAAGGGGTTGACGTCGACGCCGTTCGCGTTCGACCTCGAAGAGCACGGCTACGACGACGTCTCGGTCGTCACTGGCGGCATGGAGGACTGGAGCAAACTCTACGAGGTCGTCCCTATCGAGACAGCCAGCGACGACCTCGTCGTCCGCCAGGTCCAGCGCCGAGCGAAGGGCTGTCTCGGCTACGTCATCGGCTCGGAAACGGCGGATGAGGCCGTGGTGGTCGATGCGACCAGACAAACCGACCAGTTCAAAGTTGCTGCCCAGGACGCTGGGCTCTCCATATCGCGTGTGCTCGATACGCACGTCCACGCCGACCATATCTCAGGCAGTCCGGCGCTCGCCGACGAGGTCGGCGTACCCTACCACCTCGGCGAAGCAGCCAGCGAGCGCGGTGTCGAATACGACTACGAACCGGTGTCGGATGGCGAGGTCATCGACGTGGGTGACGTCGAGATCGAGGCGCACCACACGCCTGGCCACACCTCGGAGATGATGAACTACCTCGTCGACGGCGAACTCCTGTTAACGGGCGATACGCTGTTCGTCGACTCCGTCGGGCGGACGGAACTCCAGTTCGGCGAGGACGACGCCTCCCGTGGTGCAGAACTACTGTACGACTCGCTCCACGGGACCATCCTCGACCTCCCGGACGACACGACGATCCTGCCGGGCCACCTCACCGTCACGAGCGACGGCCGCTACGAGAACGGCTCGCCGGGCGAACCCCTCGAGGCCCGGCTCGGGAACCTCCGCGACGAACTCGACTTCCTCGGGCTCGACCGCGAAGCGTTCGTCGAGCGATTGACCGAGGATGCCCCGGAGAAGCCCCCGAACTACGAGACAGTTATCGCCATCAATATCGGCAAAGAGATCGTCGATGACGAGGGCGAGGCGACGGAACTCGAACTGGGGCCGAACAACTGTGCCGCCTAG
- a CDS encoding DUF4112 domain-containing protein, whose amino-acid sequence MPADFESRFDVDYDGELPGSVDEAALKRMETVAYVLDESVRVPGIGVRIGVDPVLGALPLAGDVVSAAFSLYIVAESAYLGVSFTTLVEMLANITIDVAGGSIPYVGTVFDALWKANKRNVTLALEDLAEVVETDGSGDRTDGGVDIPVEPDD is encoded by the coding sequence ATGCCCGCGGACTTCGAATCTCGCTTCGACGTCGACTACGACGGTGAACTACCGGGGAGCGTCGACGAGGCCGCGCTCAAGCGGATGGAGACAGTCGCGTACGTCCTCGACGAGAGTGTGCGCGTCCCCGGCATCGGCGTCCGTATCGGTGTCGACCCGGTTCTGGGGGCACTCCCCCTCGCTGGCGACGTGGTGAGCGCCGCCTTCTCCCTGTACATCGTCGCCGAGTCGGCGTACCTCGGAGTCTCCTTCACAACGCTGGTGGAGATGCTCGCCAACATTACCATCGACGTGGCGGGTGGATCCATCCCCTACGTCGGTACTGTGTTCGACGCGCTCTGGAAGGCGAACAAGCGCAACGTCACGCTCGCACTGGAGGACCTCGCCGAAGTGGTGGAAACGGACGGGTCCGGTGACAGGACAGACGGCGGCGTCGACATCCCCGTCGAACCTGACGACTGA
- a CDS encoding succinylglutamate desuccinylase/aspartoacylase domain-containing protein yields MIPVVRYFGLHRIVMRVFGEDITPAAAVLGPGDDADVAIVGGIHGDEPSGVRAVREVLESSTNLQRPIQLVVANPPAVASHRRYLDADMNRVFPGDPASEDRERRLAAALLKTISDCGVVLSLHSTHSYDDPIALVSRSHPEVQALAARLPVSHVVDQTPCFEGAFATSAPVLTIEAGRTRTEEATENARQIVEAFLQLVDALPGEPVEVDSTYYTMTEAVLTQPDANYDLLVDNFEVVEPGTTVVRSEGDEYVADTSFVPILMSETGYDDILGYKGAVAGETLSSARNAWGVSPTPRN; encoded by the coding sequence ATGATTCCGGTCGTGAGGTATTTTGGCCTGCACCGGATAGTAATGAGAGTGTTCGGAGAAGACATTACGCCAGCAGCAGCAGTACTCGGTCCCGGAGATGACGCTGACGTAGCAATTGTCGGGGGTATTCATGGTGATGAACCGAGTGGCGTTCGGGCAGTCCGGGAAGTTCTCGAATCCTCCACGAACTTACAGCGACCGATACAACTCGTAGTAGCGAATCCGCCTGCCGTCGCGAGCCATCGCCGATACCTCGATGCCGACATGAACCGAGTGTTTCCAGGCGATCCAGCCAGCGAGGACCGCGAACGCCGACTCGCTGCTGCGCTCCTCAAAACAATCAGCGACTGTGGCGTCGTCCTCTCTCTCCATTCCACCCACTCCTACGATGATCCAATCGCGCTCGTTTCACGGTCACACCCCGAGGTACAGGCACTAGCCGCTCGCCTCCCAGTGTCTCACGTTGTTGACCAGACGCCCTGTTTCGAGGGAGCATTCGCAACGTCAGCACCCGTTCTCACTATCGAAGCAGGCCGAACGCGTACCGAGGAGGCGACAGAGAACGCGCGGCAAATCGTTGAGGCCTTCCTTCAGTTGGTTGATGCACTTCCTGGGGAACCGGTAGAGGTAGATTCGACATATTACACGATGACTGAAGCAGTCTTGACACAGCCGGACGCCAACTATGATCTCCTCGTCGACAACTTCGAAGTGGTCGAACCAGGGACAACCGTCGTACGTAGCGAGGGGGACGAATACGTAGCCGATACCTCCTTCGTTCCGATTCTGATGTCCGAAACAGGGTATGACGACATCCTCGGATACAAGGGCGCTGTCGCCGGCGAGACGCTTTCGTCAGCGCGCAACGCCTGGGGAGTCTCCCCGACTCCCAGGAACTAA